Proteins from a genomic interval of Brienomyrus brachyistius isolate T26 unplaced genomic scaffold, BBRACH_0.4 scaffold34, whole genome shotgun sequence:
- the LOC125721655 gene encoding G-protein coupled receptor family C group 5 member B-like, producing the protein MAPSINLFTFLVLSLVGGSSSWDLASPCGSGSILTRPYTALCELDAVWGLVVVVAAAAAALASLVLLLVVLCRLRKITEAEERSGVAPLLLLLAAIFGLCGLSLGYIAEQQESLCFARRVLRGVLLAICNTCLVFHGLRLRRLGQGAHSPSTGQLMGLAVALAVLDPEWILLATMSTCQPACEYQPLDFALATTYVLVLLLAALVGAACSLWRQQPRWRCRTTWLLITCLASVLLWVAWITFCLYGNAALGLSPTWDNRVQAVVLLAQAWLLILLHAAPEVHATLRPPSRMREANLEEGLSHL; encoded by the coding sequence atggcTCCCTCTATTAATCTCTTCACCTTCCTCGTCCTGtccctggtggggggcagctcttcaTGGGACTTAGCTTCTCCTTGCGGATCCGGCTCCATCCTGACAAGGCCCTACACGGCCTTGTGTGAGCTGGATGCGGTGTggggcttggtggtggtggtggcggcagcggcggcggccctcgcctcgctggtcctgctcctggtggtactgtgtcgcctgcggaagatcacagaggctgaggagcgcagcggggtggcgccgctactcctgctgctcgcagccatatttgggctttgtggcctcagcctgggatacatcgctgagcagcaagagagcctctgcttcgcccggcgtgtcctgaggggggtgttgcttgcTATCTGCAACACATGCCTCGTGTTTCATGGTCTGCGACTGCGCCGGTTGGGACAAGGTGCTCATAGCCCCAGCACAGGTCAACTGATGGGGCTGGCGGTGGCCTTGGCCGTGTTGGATCCGGAGTGGATCCTTCTAGCCACGATGTCCACATGCCAGCCAGCCTGTGAATACCAGCCGCTGGACTTTGCGCTGGCCACCACTTAtgtgctggtcctgctcctggcagcactggtgggggcggcctgcagtctgtggaggcagcagcctcggtggaggtgcaggaccacgtggctgctcatcacctgcctggcctcagtcctgctgtgggtggcctggatcaccttctgcctgtatggcaacgcggcgcttggcctgtccccaacatgggacaaccgggtacaggcagtggtgctgctggcacaggcatggctgctcatactgctgcacgctgctcctgaggtccacgccaccttacggcccccgtcccgcatgagagaggccaatttagaggagggcctttctcacctgtag